From a region of the Acidobacteriota bacterium genome:
- a CDS encoding outer membrane beta-barrel protein: protein MKVRHQLGRVAVCIVVLFSMIGIAAAEDVEKKWRLGVALGGMNGLDTIDSDAGNVFSILDDRLERVNIFVDPRNDSAVFNDLDLSPSGVSTLYAQYAATKIFMVEASIGYQKTNLGTVELQAQFNDVEIPLQEPFNFAIFQIDAGDVERIPIQLTAMARFRPRASFNPYVGIGMGYSLIGYDPSAEFNELSRNMDASRGAQAQVTSAFNTQPQLQSIGAVQDLSGATVDARDTWEWHLAAGAELSVKRSWTLFVDLRVIQSSRGISVSFNDSGDFGIAVPNLTDSEDSVAANQDYGPMRVSRGGLIDGGSLQPGPNAPPGTDCVASPSQCTFLPVPDGELDLGFYYVQGGEVKYDAASIQFGVRYTF from the coding sequence CTTGGCCGGGTCGCGGTTTGCATCGTCGTCCTCTTTTCGATGATCGGCATCGCCGCCGCGGAAGACGTAGAGAAGAAATGGCGACTGGGCGTAGCCCTGGGCGGCATGAATGGACTCGACACCATCGATAGCGATGCAGGCAATGTCTTCAGCATCCTTGACGACCGACTGGAACGGGTCAACATCTTCGTTGATCCCCGTAACGATTCCGCGGTCTTCAACGATCTGGATCTAAGCCCGTCGGGTGTGTCGACTCTCTACGCACAGTACGCAGCGACCAAGATCTTCATGGTCGAGGCCTCCATCGGTTATCAAAAGACGAACCTCGGAACCGTCGAGTTGCAGGCCCAATTCAACGACGTCGAAATTCCGTTACAAGAGCCTTTCAACTTCGCGATCTTTCAGATCGATGCCGGTGACGTCGAACGGATTCCGATCCAGTTGACCGCCATGGCTCGTTTTCGCCCCCGTGCCTCGTTCAATCCTTACGTCGGAATCGGCATGGGCTACAGCCTGATCGGTTATGACCCCAGTGCGGAGTTCAACGAACTCTCCCGCAACATGGACGCCTCCCGTGGTGCCCAGGCCCAGGTGACATCGGCGTTTAATACCCAGCCCCAACTCCAGTCGATCGGTGCCGTTCAGGACCTCAGCGGCGCAACCGTCGATGCTCGAGATACCTGGGAATGGCATCTCGCCGCTGGCGCCGAGCTCAGCGTAAAAAGAAGCTGGACTCTGTTCGTCGATCTCCGTGTAATCCAGTCTTCCCGTGGCATCAGCGTCAGCTTCAATGACAGCGGGGACTTCGGTATCGCCGTTCCCAATCTGACCGATAGCGAAGATTCAGTCGCTGCCAACCAGGACTACGGCCCGATGCGGGTCTCCCGAGGTGGGTTGATCGACGGCGGCAGTCTGCAGCCGGGGCCCAATGCCCCTCCCGGGACCGACTGCGTCGCGTCACCCAGCCAGTGCACGTTCCTGCCGGTTCCCGACGGAGAGTTGGATCTGGGCTTCTATTACGTGCAGGGCGGCGAGGTCAAGTACGACGCCGCGTCGATCCAGTTCGGCGTCCGCTACACCTTCTGA
- the ruvA gene encoding Holliday junction branch migration protein RuvA produces MIGRLTGTVAECTPETLLLDVQGVGYELRVALSTFYELNEKIGQAATVYVYTHVREDALQLYGFMETSEQRAFETLISISGVGPRLGLAILSGIGVEELCLTVDAQDRGRLQKIPGVGRKTAERVLLELRDRLKIDPAAGGGPGKRPGQTQTSLRDDVVSALVNLGYSGDKAERAVDRVIDQSPDETSLEKVLRKALTAIIG; encoded by the coding sequence ATGATTGGCCGCCTGACCGGAACCGTTGCGGAGTGTACGCCCGAGACGCTGCTCCTGGATGTGCAGGGGGTCGGGTACGAATTGCGGGTGGCGCTGTCCACGTTCTACGAACTGAACGAGAAGATCGGGCAGGCGGCGACCGTCTACGTCTACACCCACGTGCGGGAAGACGCCCTGCAGCTCTACGGCTTCATGGAGACGTCGGAGCAGCGCGCGTTCGAGACGCTGATCTCGATCTCAGGGGTGGGCCCTCGTCTGGGCCTCGCGATCCTCTCCGGGATCGGAGTCGAGGAGCTATGCCTGACCGTCGATGCGCAGGACCGCGGTCGACTGCAGAAGATCCCCGGTGTCGGCCGCAAGACCGCCGAACGGGTCCTGTTGGAACTGCGGGATCGTTTGAAGATCGACCCCGCGGCAGGTGGCGGTCCCGGGAAACGTCCGGGCCAAACCCAGACGTCGCTCAGAGACGACGTGGTCTCGGCGCTGGTCAATCTGGGCTATAGCGGTGACAAGGCGGAACGGGCGGTCGATCGTGTGATCGATCAGTCGCCGGACGAGACCTCCCTGGAGAAGGTCTTGCGAAAGGCTCTGACGGCCATCATTGGATGA
- the ruvC gene encoding crossover junction endodeoxyribonuclease RuvC, with product MVEASRLILGVDPGSRITGWGLIRGHAQSPQLHDSGTVRLPPGQSFEQRLAKLHAEIHELTARHRPAVAAVEAPFHGVSARSALQLAHARGVILAAIASNGVPVIEYAPATIKKTVTGHGRADKDQVAAEVVRVFGPVTASSDLTDAIAVALCHQIRGRFDQIVEAALRKQSSVSR from the coding sequence ATGGTGGAGGCCTCCCGGTTGATCCTGGGGGTGGATCCAGGCAGCCGGATTACGGGCTGGGGACTGATCCGTGGTCACGCCCAGAGTCCACAACTCCATGACAGCGGAACGGTTCGTCTTCCTCCCGGCCAGTCCTTCGAACAACGGCTGGCGAAGCTCCATGCCGAGATCCACGAGCTGACCGCGCGTCATCGTCCCGCCGTGGCGGCCGTCGAGGCTCCGTTCCACGGCGTCAGCGCACGATCCGCGCTCCAGCTGGCCCACGCCCGGGGCGTGATCCTGGCGGCCATTGCGTCCAACGGGGTCCCGGTCATCGAGTACGCACCGGCCACCATCAAGAAGACCGTCACGGGTCACGGACGGGCCGACAAGGATCAGGTGGCGGCAGAGGTCGTGCGGGTCTTCGGACCGGTCACGGCCTCCAGCGACCTGACCGATGCGATCGCCGTGGCGCTCTGTCACCAGATCCGTGGCCGCTTCGATCAGATCGTCGAGGCCGCGCTTCGCAAACAATCGTCGGTGAGCCGGTGA
- a CDS encoding YebC/PmpR family DNA-binding transcriptional regulator: MSGHSKWSTIKHKKAAQDKKRGKVFTRLIKELTVAARMGGGDVDGNPRLRSAVAAAKSANMPGDNIKRAIQKGTGELPGISYDEITYEGYGPGGVAILIETLTDNKMRTTPEIRHLFAKNGGNMGEPNSVAWMFEKKGRFEVASDAIEEDRLMELVVEAGADDLLAEEDYYEVMTSPEAFPDVENALEKAGIPTREAKLVRIPQNEVRLEGKKARQCLQLLEMFEDHDDAQNVYANLDLDEETLNESQG, encoded by the coding sequence ATGTCCGGGCACTCCAAGTGGAGCACGATCAAACACAAGAAGGCCGCGCAGGATAAGAAGCGCGGCAAGGTCTTCACTCGACTGATCAAGGAACTGACGGTTGCGGCTCGCATGGGCGGCGGGGATGTCGATGGGAACCCCAGGCTGCGAAGCGCGGTCGCGGCGGCCAAGTCCGCCAACATGCCCGGCGACAACATCAAGCGCGCCATCCAGAAGGGCACCGGCGAGTTGCCGGGAATCTCCTACGACGAGATCACCTACGAGGGTTACGGTCCCGGAGGTGTCGCCATCCTGATTGAAACGCTGACCGACAACAAGATGCGCACCACTCCGGAGATCCGACATCTCTTCGCGAAGAACGGCGGCAATATGGGCGAGCCCAACAGTGTCGCCTGGATGTTCGAGAAGAAGGGCCGGTTCGAGGTCGCGTCGGATGCCATCGAGGAAGATCGACTCATGGAACTGGTCGTGGAGGCCGGCGCCGACGATCTGCTGGCGGAAGAGGACTACTACGAAGTCATGACCTCCCCCGAAGCGTTTCCCGACGTTGAGAACGCTCTTGAGAAAGCGGGGATCCCGACCCGGGAGGCCAAGCTGGTTAGGATTCCGCAAAACGAGGTCCGTCTCGAGGGCAAGAAGGCTCGGCAGTGTCTCCAGCTTCTCGAGATGTTCGAGGACCACGACGATGCACAGAATGTCTACGCCAACCTGGACCTCGACGAAGAGACATTGAACGAGTCTCAGGGCTGA